A region of Numida meleagris isolate 19003 breed g44 Domestic line chromosome 26, NumMel1.0, whole genome shotgun sequence DNA encodes the following proteins:
- the PPP1R1B gene encoding protein phosphatase 1 regulatory subunit 1B isoform X3 yields the protein MDPKDRKKIQFSVPAPPSQLDPRAVEMIRRRRPTPAMLFQLSEHSSPEDESLPYQRASGEGCLLKPKRNNPCAYTPPSLKAVQRIVQSHLESGLAGGDSSDGEPDDGDPELARACDPDSALEPEALGSQARVERSIFPATKAHKRKGGQKVSFAGGIAERSEDLKALTVSDIPEDPEDPEDPEGGEGNEEEPEDGSEHSEERRHVGLAGTERRRSPVPLGTS from the exons ATGGACCCCAAGGACCGCAAGAAGATCCAATTCTCGGTGCCGGCTCCCCCCAGCCAGCTGGACCCCCGCGCCGTGGAGATG ATCCGCCGGCGGAGGCCCACGCCTGCCATGCTGTTCCAGCTCTCCGAGCACTCATCCCCAG AGGACGAGTCCCTGCCCTACCAG CGAGCCTCCGGCGAGGGCTGTCTGCTGAAACCAAAGAGGAACAACCCGTGTGCCTACACACCACCCTCGCTCAAAG CGGTGCAGCGCATCGTGCAGTCCCACCTGGAGAGCGGCCTGGCTGGGGGGGACAGCTCTGACGGAGAGCCTGATGATGGGGACCCTGAGCTGGCCCGCGCCTGCGACCCAGACAGCGCCCTCGAGCCTG AAGCCCTGGGGAGCCAGGCCAGAGTTGAGCGGAGCATCTTCCCTGCCACCAAGGCACACAAGAGGAAAG GGGGGCAGAAGGTGTCCTTCGCGGGAGGCATTGCCGAGCGCAGTGAGGACCTGAAGGCACTGACGGTGTCCGACATCCCCGAAGACCCTGAGGACCCCGAGGACCCCGAGGGGGGTGAAGGCAACGAGGAGGAGCCGGAGGACGGCAGCG AGCACAGCGAGGAGCGGCGGCATGTGGGCCTGGCGGGCACGGAGCGCCGCCGCTCACCGGTCCCGCTGGGCACCAGCTAG
- the PPP1R1B gene encoding protein phosphatase 1 regulatory subunit 1B isoform X1, with protein MDPKDRKKIQFSVPAPPSQLDPRAVEMIRRRRPTPAMLFQLSEHSSPDVEDESLPYQRASGEGCLLKPKRNNPCAYTPPSLKAVQRIVQSHLESGLAGGDSSDGEPDDGDPELARACDPDSALEPEALGSQARVERSIFPATKAHKRKGGQKVSFAGGIAERSEDLKALTVSDIPEDPEDPEDPEGGEGNEEEPEDGSEHSEERRHVGLAGTERRRSPVPLGTS; from the exons ATGGACCCCAAGGACCGCAAGAAGATCCAATTCTCGGTGCCGGCTCCCCCCAGCCAGCTGGACCCCCGCGCCGTGGAGATG ATCCGCCGGCGGAGGCCCACGCCTGCCATGCTGTTCCAGCTCTCCGAGCACTCATCCCCAG ATGTAGAGGACGAGTCCCTGCCCTACCAG CGAGCCTCCGGCGAGGGCTGTCTGCTGAAACCAAAGAGGAACAACCCGTGTGCCTACACACCACCCTCGCTCAAAG CGGTGCAGCGCATCGTGCAGTCCCACCTGGAGAGCGGCCTGGCTGGGGGGGACAGCTCTGACGGAGAGCCTGATGATGGGGACCCTGAGCTGGCCCGCGCCTGCGACCCAGACAGCGCCCTCGAGCCTG AAGCCCTGGGGAGCCAGGCCAGAGTTGAGCGGAGCATCTTCCCTGCCACCAAGGCACACAAGAGGAAAG GGGGGCAGAAGGTGTCCTTCGCGGGAGGCATTGCCGAGCGCAGTGAGGACCTGAAGGCACTGACGGTGTCCGACATCCCCGAAGACCCTGAGGACCCCGAGGACCCCGAGGGGGGTGAAGGCAACGAGGAGGAGCCGGAGGACGGCAGCG AGCACAGCGAGGAGCGGCGGCATGTGGGCCTGGCGGGCACGGAGCGCCGCCGCTCACCGGTCCCGCTGGGCACCAGCTAG
- the PPP1R1B gene encoding protein phosphatase 1 regulatory subunit 1B isoform X2, with protein sequence MDPKDRKKIQFSVPAPPSQLDPRAVEMIRRRRPTPAMLFQLSEHSSPDVEDESLPYQRASGEGCLLKPKRNNPCAYTPPSLKAVQRIVQSHLESGLAGGDSSDGEPDDGDPELARACDPDSALEPALGSQARVERSIFPATKAHKRKGGQKVSFAGGIAERSEDLKALTVSDIPEDPEDPEDPEGGEGNEEEPEDGSEHSEERRHVGLAGTERRRSPVPLGTS encoded by the exons ATGGACCCCAAGGACCGCAAGAAGATCCAATTCTCGGTGCCGGCTCCCCCCAGCCAGCTGGACCCCCGCGCCGTGGAGATG ATCCGCCGGCGGAGGCCCACGCCTGCCATGCTGTTCCAGCTCTCCGAGCACTCATCCCCAG ATGTAGAGGACGAGTCCCTGCCCTACCAG CGAGCCTCCGGCGAGGGCTGTCTGCTGAAACCAAAGAGGAACAACCCGTGTGCCTACACACCACCCTCGCTCAAAG CGGTGCAGCGCATCGTGCAGTCCCACCTGGAGAGCGGCCTGGCTGGGGGGGACAGCTCTGACGGAGAGCCTGATGATGGGGACCCTGAGCTGGCCCGCGCCTGCGACCCAGACAGCGCCCTCGAGCCTG CCCTGGGGAGCCAGGCCAGAGTTGAGCGGAGCATCTTCCCTGCCACCAAGGCACACAAGAGGAAAG GGGGGCAGAAGGTGTCCTTCGCGGGAGGCATTGCCGAGCGCAGTGAGGACCTGAAGGCACTGACGGTGTCCGACATCCCCGAAGACCCTGAGGACCCCGAGGACCCCGAGGGGGGTGAAGGCAACGAGGAGGAGCCGGAGGACGGCAGCG AGCACAGCGAGGAGCGGCGGCATGTGGGCCTGGCGGGCACGGAGCGCCGCCGCTCACCGGTCCCGCTGGGCACCAGCTAG
- the STARD3 gene encoding stAR-related lipid transfer protein 3, producing MSKPTDLQHDLERSLPAIASISTSLSQSQGFSPYCYFSPEKRKAISDVRRTFCLFVTFDLLFISLLWIIELNTKDGIQKNLKNEIIKYNFKTSFFDIFVLAFFRFFVLLLAYAIVRLRHWWVIAVTTLISSAFLIVKVILSELLTKGAFGYLLPIVSFVIAWLETWFLDFKVLTQEAEEERWYLAAQAAAARGPLLYPGAFSDGQFYSPPESFAGSDNESDEEGPGRKALTAQEKEYVRQGKEAMEVVDQILAQEENWKFEKNNDFGDVVYTFEIPFHGKTFILKAFLQCSAETVYQEVILQPEKMILWNRTVAACQILQRVEDNTIVSYDVAAGAAGGVVSPRDFVNVRRIERRRDRYISSGMSTTHSLKPPLSKYVRGENGPGGFIVLKCPSNPRVCTFIWILNTDLKGRLPRYLIHQSLAATMFEFAFHLRQRVGELCSKP from the exons ATGAGCAAGCCGACAGACCTGCAGCACGACCTGGAACGGAGCCTCCCAGCCATTGCGTCCATCAGCACCTCGCTTTCCCAGAGCCAGGGCTTCTCCCCGTACTGCTACTTCTctccagagaagaggaaggcCATCTCGGACGTGAGGAGGACTTTCTGCCTCTTCGTCACCTTCGATCTGCTCTTCATCTCTTTGTTGTGGATAATCGAATTGAAT ACCAAGGATGGCATTCAGAAGAACTTGAAGAACGAAATCATCAAGTACAATTTTAAGACCTCTTTCTTTGACATATTT GTCTTGGCTTTCTTCCGATTTTTTGTCTTGCTGCTGGCCTATGCGATTGTAAGGCTGCGCCACTGGTGGGTCATAGCG gtcACTACGCTGATATCCAGTGCCTTCCTGATTGTGAAGGTCATTCTCTCCGAG cTTCTCACCAAAGGGGCGTTCGGCTACTTACTTCCTATCGTCTCGTTTGTCATTGCTTGGTTAGAGACTTGGTTCCTGGATTTTAAAGTCCTCACtcaggaagcagaagaggaacGAT GGTACCtggcagcccaggctgcagctgcccgTGGGCCCCTGCTGTACCCAGGAGCCTTTTCCGATGGGCAGTTCTATTCCCCGCCGGAGTCCTTTGCAG GGTCGGACAACGAGTCGGACGAGGAAGGTCCGGGAAGGAAGGCGTTGACAGCTCAG GAGAAAGAATACGTCCGACAAGGCAAAGAAGCCATGGAAGTTGTGGACCAAATCCTCGCCCAGGAGGAGAACTGGAAGtttgagaaaaacaat GACTTCGGTGATGTTGTTTACACTTTTGAAATACCTTTCCATGGCAAGacctttattttaaag GctttcctgcagtgctctgctgaaACAGTTTACCAGGAGGTTATTCTCCAGCCCGAGAAGATGATCCTGTGGAACAGAACAGTGGCAGCTTGCCAG atCTTGCAGCGGGTTGAAGACAACACGATCGTTTCGTACGACGTAGCAGCTGGGGCCGCGGGCGGTGTCGTTTCCCCCAG GGATTTTGTGAACGTGCGGCGGATCGAGAGAAGAAGAGACAGGTACATTTCCTCAGGGATGTCGACCACGCACAGCCTGAAGCCTCCGCTCTCCAAGTATGTCAG GGGTGAGAACGGACCTGGAGGGTTCATCGTGCTGAAGTGCCCCAGCAACCCCCGGGTCTGCACTTTCATCTGGATTCTCAACACGGACCTGAAG GGTCGCCTGCCCCGGTACCTCATCCACCAGAGCCTGGCAGCCACCATGTTCGAGTTTGCCTTCCACCTCCGGCAGCGGGTCGGCGAGCTCTGCAGCAAGCCCTGA
- the TCAP gene encoding telethonin, which translates to MWGPSAVVRTGGLLCSASLGCRVHEEDTGRHESFSAEWLDLELSTRPEEGWCRREVDQQRRESLEQRGETRVLEQRSPWGVLRVGVLGQPLAQHLLPYARTLPLPLFAPPDLRGSKPGLRRTLSRSLSHEAQRG; encoded by the exons ATGTGGGGGCCGAGCGCGGTGGTGCGCACCggggggctgctctgcagcgcCAGCCTGGGCTGCCGCGTGCACGAGGAGGACACGGGGCGCCACGAGTCCTTCAGCGCCGAGTGGTTGGACCTGGAGCTCAGCACCCGGCCCGAGGAGGG GTGGTGCCGGCGGGAGGTGGACCAGCAGCGCCGCGAGTCGCTGGAGCAGCGCGGGGAGACGCGGGTGCTGGAGCAGCGCTCGCCGTGGGGCGTGCTGCGGGTCGGCGTCCTGGGGCAGCCCCTggcccagcacctcctgccctaCGCCCGCACCCTCCCGCTGCCCCTCTTCGCCCCCCCAGACCTGCGCGGATCCAAGCCGGGGCTCCGGCGCACCCTCTCCCGCTCCCTCTCCCACGAAGCCCAGAGGGGCTGA
- the PNMT gene encoding phenylethanolamine N-methyltransferase — translation MAPVPVPRLAVPSWMDPPVPGPPPGPAPIPFQTPSLPTRCLWGFTTFTPSLAQPHKRHRPTSQAAGHNECAVSWRGWWGRILPGAEVQHTQFSSDSCMREHLDSPHPCPYLTAFPLPAFIPIPAPISIPISPVPHAGVGAAPLEWSCPHFGAGTPPQGCHNPEGCSSHLGGAQQGRLRPRALTLTRLSTMDGCNQRRADAAITHHAPPLPPPPLLLVIGAINGTRRWHSAAPAMSSLDAVREGYARFDPHAYLQNNYVPPRADFSSEEFVVPWKLRCLAETFASGEIRGRTLIDVGSGPTIYQLLSACDHFEEIVATDFLEANREELRRWVRGEPGAFDWSPFIRHVCKIEGRGEPWQEKEQRLRGRLRRILPIDVHRADPLGAPLRPAADALLSAFCLEAVSPDRAAFGRALGNVGSLLRPGGHALLLGALGESFYLAGAARLPVVPLDEDDVRGALSGAGFALRDFRSYSMPPALRTGVDDVDGVFFVHAQKPLEG, via the exons ATGGCCCCGGTGCCAGTGCCCAGATTAGCTGTTCCCTCCTGGATGGATCCTCCTGTCCCTGGGCCACCGCCAGGCCCTGCACCCATCCCCTTCCAAACCCCATCCCTCCCCACCCGCTGCCTGTGGGGCTTCACCACCTTCACCCCTTCCCTCGCCCAGCCCCACAAGCGGCACCGCCCCACGTCCCAGGCTGCTGGGCACAATGAGTGCGCCGTGAGCTGGAGGGGTTGGTGGGGCCGGATCCTGCCAGGGGCTGAGGTCCAGCACACTCAGttcagcagtgacagctgcaTGAGGGAGCACCTGGacagtccccatccctgtccttACCTCACTGCCTTCCCGCTCCCTGCCTTCATTCCCATTCCAGcccccatctccatccccatctctCCTGTGCCACACGCAGGGGTCGGAGCAGCCCCTTTGGAGTGGTCATGCCCCCACTTTGGTGCTGGGACCCCCCCCCAGGGCTGTCACAACCctgagggctgcagctcccacttGGGGGGAGCACAGCAGGGCCGGCTCCGGCCGCGGGCGCTGACACTAACCCGGTTATCCACGATGGATGGCTGCAATCAGCGCCGAGCGGACGCTGCCATAACTCACCatgccccccccctcccacccccccctcTTCTCCTGGTTATCGGGGCTATAAATGGGACGCGGCGTTGGCACAGCGCAGCCCCCGCCATGAGCAGCCTGGATGCCGTCCGGGAGGGCTACGCGCGCTTCGACCCCCACGCGTACCTGCAGAACAACTACGTGCCCCCCCGCGCCGACTTCTCCTCCGAGGAGTTCGTGGTGCCCTGGAAGCTGCGATGTTTGGCCGAGACCTTCGCCAGcg GTGAGATCCGCGGGCGCACGCTCATCGACGTGGGTTCGGGCCCCACCATTTACCAGCTGCTGAGCGCCTGCGACCACTTCGAGGAGATCGTGGCCACCGATTTCCTGGAGGCGAACCGGGAGGAGCTGCGGCGCTGGGTACGGGGAGAGCCCGGAGCCTTCGACTGGAGCCCCTTCATCCGGCACGTCTGCAAGATCGAGGGGCGCGG GGAACCCTggcaggagaaggagcagcGGTTGCGGGGCCGCCTGCGGCGCATCCTCCCCATCGACGTGCACCGTGCAGACCCCCTGGGTGCCCCGCTGCGCCCTGCGGCCGACGCGCTGCTCTCCGCCTTCTGCCTGGAAGCCGTCAGCCCCGACCGCGCGGCCTTCGGGCGAGCGCTGGGGAACGTGGGCTCCCTGCTGCGCCCGGGGGGGCACGCGTTGCTGCTGGGGGCTCTGGGGGAATCCTTCTACCTGGCGGGAGCGGCGCGGCTGCCCGTGGTGCCGCTGGACGAGGACGACGTCCGCGGGGCTCTGAGCGGCGCCGGGTTCGCCCTCCGTGATTTCCGCTCCTACTCCATGCCGCCCGCGCTGCGCACCGGCGTGGACGACGTCGATGGCGTGTTCTTCGTCCACGCGCAGAAACCGCTGGAAGGCTga
- the PGAP3 gene encoding post-GPI attachment to proteins factor 3, whose translation MAGGGAARAALLLLLGTAAAPGPARGSQGDREPLYRECLGRCERRNCSGAALRHFRARQPLYMGLTGWTCHDDCKYECMWRTVRLYMQGGRRVPQFHGKWPFSRFLFVQEPASAFASLLNGLASFLMLLRYKAAVPPTSPMYPTCVAFAWVSVNAWFWSTVFHTRDTALTEKLDYFCASAVVLHSVYLCWVRTLGLRRPALIGIFRAFLLLFLVCHISYLTLVRFDYGYNMAANVAIGLLNLLWWLWWCLRNRPRLPHVWKCAVVVLLLQAGALLELLDFPPLFWVLDAHALWHISTVPLNILFYSFLVDDSLYLLKANSDLSKTD comes from the exons AtggcgggcggcggggcggcgcgggccgcgctgctgctgctgctgggaacgGCGGC CGCGCCGGGCCCGGCCCGCGGCTCTCAGGGCGACCGGGAGCCGCTGTACCGCGAGTGCCTGGGCCGCTGCGAGCGGCGGAACTGCTCGGGGGCGGCGCTGCGGCACTTCCGCGCCCGGCAGCCGCTCTACATGGGCCTCACAG gctGGACGTGCCATGATGACTGCAAGTACGAGTGCATGTGGCGCACGGTGCGGCTCTACATGCAGGGCGGCCGCCGCGTGCCGCAGTTCCATGGCAAG TGGCCCTTCTCGCGGTTCCTCTTTGTCCAGGAGCCAGCCTCTGCCTTCGCCTCCCTCCTCAACGGCCTGGCCAGCTTCCTGATGCTGCTGCGCTACAAAGCCGCCGtgccccccacctcccccaTGTACCCCACCTGCGTCGCCTTCGCCTGG GTCTCCGTCAACGCCTGGTTCTGGTCCACCGTCTTCCACACGCGGGACACGGCGCTGACAGAG AAACTCGACTACTTCTGCGCCTCAGCCGTCGTCCTGCACTCCGTGTACCTGTGCTGGGTCAG GACGCTGGGGCTGCGGCGGCCGGCCTTAATCGGCATCTTCAgggccttcctcctcctcttcctcgtCTGCCACATCTCCTACCTGACACTCGTCCGCTTTGACTACGGCTACAACATGGCTGCGAATGTGGCCATCG GGCTTCTCAACCTGCTGTGGTGGCTGTGGTGGTGCCTGCGGAACCGCCCCCGCCTGCCCCACGTCTGGAAGTGTGCggtggtggtgctgctgctgcaggcaggggctCTGCTCGAGCTCCTCGACTTCCCCCCCCTCTTCTGGGTGCTGGACGCCCACGCCCTCTGGCATATCAGCACCGTGCCCCTCAACATCCTCTTTTACAG CTTCCTGGTGGACGACAGCCTCTACCTCCTGAAGGCCAACTCGGACCTCTCCAAAACGGACTAG
- the ERBB2 gene encoding receptor tyrosine-protein kinase erbB-2, whose amino-acid sequence MIAARGRPLCPALLLLLLLAALCPAAAEVCTGTDMKLLQPSSPESHYETLRHLYQGCQVVQGNLELTYLPPGADTAFLQDIKEVQGYVLIAENHVSAVGLQGLRIIRGTQLFQERYALAVLGNVGLRQLGMRQLTEILKGGVHIEGNPQLCFQETILWTDIFHRHNELRGETRVESTRSRTCPDCRALCAEGHCWGESPQDCQTLTNSICHGCPRCKGTKPTDCCHEQCAAGCTGPKHSDCLACLNFNRSGICELHCPPLVIYNSDTFESVPNRDGRYTFGASCVSQCPYNYLATEVGSCTLVCPQNSQEVTVNNVQKCEKCSKPCPEVCYGLGVDFLKGVRAVNASNIRHFAGCTKIFGSLAFLPETFAGDPSTNTAPLDPQLLSIFESLEELTGYLYIAAWPPGLEDLGVFQNLRIIRGRVLHNGAYSLTLRDLAVRALGLRALQEISSGMVLIHHNPQLCFLQKVPWDSIFRHPRQRLFQTHNKSPEQCESEGLVCFHLCAHGHCWGPGPTQCVSCERFLRGQECVASCNLLDGAIREHANGTRCLPCHPECQPQNGTETCFGSDADQCVACAHYKDGQQCVRRCPSGVKVDASFVPIWKYPDEEGVCQLCPTNCTHSCTIRDEDGCPVDQKPSQVTSIIAGVVGALLVVVLLLITVVCVKRRRQQERKHTMRRLLQETELVEPLTPSGALPNQAQMRILKETELKKVKVLGSGAFGTVYKGIWIPDGESVKIPVAIKVLRENTSPKANKEILDEAYVMAGVGSPYVSRLLGICLTSTVQLVTQLMPYGCLLDYVRENKDRIGSQDLLNWCVQIAKGMSYLEEVRLVHRDLAARNVLVKSPNHVKITDFGLARLLDIDETEYHADGGKVPIKWMALESILRRRFTHQSDVWSYGVTVWELMTFGAKPYDGIPAREIPDLLEKGERLPQPPICTIDVYMIMVKCWMIDSECRPKFRELVTEFSRMARDPQRFVVIQNDMIGLPSSMDSTFYRALLEEEDMDDLVDAEEYLVPHQGFFSAETSTAYRSRISSTRSTAETPADMTEGEDSAAFPFSPQSLVEGPECPVPEALEVDAGAKGALPSPPATRYSEDPTALPGDESEGLDPEGFATPAPHATMPEYVNQAGERPAPPRHPCAPPSPPDKPKGHQGKNGLIKDTKHPFLGPFGHAVENPEYLAPPGLPVPTAFSQAFDNPYYWNQEPPKAGGPEGGPSSTPAAENPEYLGLAEPEDVAV is encoded by the exons ATGATCGCCGCCCGCGGCCGCCCGCTCTGCcccgcgctgctgctgctgctgctgctggccgcGCTCTGCCCCGCCGCCGCCGAAG TGTGCACCGGCACCGACatgaagctgctgcagccctccagcccCGAGAGCCACTACGAGACCCTGCGGCACCTCTACCAGGGCTGCCAGGTGGTGCAGGGCAACCTGGAGCTCACCTACCTGCCCCCCGGCGCCGACACCGCCTTCCTCCAG gACATCAAGGAGGTGCAGGGCTACGTGTTGATCGCCGAGAACCACGTGAGCgccgtggggctgcaggggctgcgcATCATCCGTGGGACGCAGCTCTTCCAGGAGCGCTACGCGTTGGCCGTGCTGGGCAACGTGGGGCTGCGGCAGCTCGGCATGCGGCAGCTCACAG AGATCCTGAAGGGGGGGGTGCACATCGAGGGGAacccccagctctgcttccaggaGACCATTCTCTGGACTGACATCTTCCACCGGCACAACGAGCTGCGCGGCGAGACCCGCGTGGAGAGCACCCGCAGCCGCACCT GTCCCGACTGCCGGGCGCTGTGTGCCGAGGGGCACTGCTGGGGCGAGAGCCCGCAGGACTGCCAGACCC TGACCAACAGCATCTGCCACGGGTGTCCACGCTGCAAGGGCACGAAGCCGACAGACTGCTGCCACGAGCAGTGCGCCGCGGGCTGCACCGGCCCCAAGCACTCCGACTGCCTG GCCTGTCTGAACTTCAACCGGAGCGGGATCTGCGAGCTGCACTGCCCCCCCCTCGTCATCTACAACTCCGACACCTTCGAGTCGGTGCCCAACCGCGATGGGCGCTACACCTTCGGTGCCAGCTGTGTCAGCCAGTGCCCCT ATAACTACCTTGCAACAGAGGTGGGCTCCTGCACCCTCGTCTGCCCCCAGAACAGTCAGGAGGTGACAGTCAACAACGTGCAGAAGTGCGAGAAGTGCAGCAAGCCCTGCCCCGAGG TGTGCTACGGGCTGGGGGTGGATTTCCTCAAGGGTGTCCGTGCTGTCAACGCCTCCAACATCCGGCACTTCGCTGGCTGCACCAAGATCTTTGGCAGCCTGGCCTTCCTGCCCGAGACCTTTGCTGG GGACCCAAGCACCAACACAGCACCCCTGGACCCCCAACTGCTATCAATCTTCGAGAGCCTGGAGGAGCTGACGG GGTACCTGTACATTGCTGCCTGGCCACCTGGCCTGGAGGACCTGGGCGTCTTCCAGAACCTGCGCATCATCCGCGGCCGTGTGCTGCACAA CGGTGCCTACTCGCTGACGCTGCGGGACCTGGCGGTGCGGGCGCTGGGGCTCCGTGCCCTGCAGGAGATCAGCAGCGGGATGGTGCTCATCCACCACAacccccagctctgcttcctccagAAGGTGCCCTGGGACAGCATCTTCCGCCACCCCCGCCAGCGCCTCTTCCAGACCCACAACAAATCCCCCGAGCAGTGCG AGAGCGAGGGGCTGGTGTGCTTCCACCTCTGTGCCCACGGGCACTGCTGGGGGCCCGGCCCCACGCAATGCGTCTCCTGCGAGCGCTTCCTGCGTGGCCAGGAGTGCGTGGCCTCCTGCAACCTGCTGGATGG CGCCATCCGGGAGCACGCCAACGGCACGCGCTGCCTGCCCTGCCACCCCGAGTGCCAGCCACAGAACGGCACCGAGACCTGCTTCGGATCG GACGCGGATCAGTGCGTGGCATGCGCGCACTACAAGGACGGGCAGCAGTGTGTGCGGCGCTGCCCCAGCGGGGTGAAGGTGGACGCCTCCTTCGTGCCCATCTGGAAGTACCCGGACGAGGAGGGggtctgccagctctgccccaccaACTGCACCCACTC GTGCACCATCCGGGATGAGGACGGCTGTCCCGTGGACCAGAAGCCAAG ccaggtGACGTCCATCATCGCCGGCGTGGTGGGGGCTCTGCTGGTCGTCGTCCTTCTGCTCATCACCGTTGTCTGCGTCAAGCGCCGGCggcagcaggagaggaagcACACCATGCGGCGGCTGCTGCAGGAGACCGAG CTGGTGGAGCCGCTGACGCCCAGCGGGGCCCTCCCCAACCAAGCGCAGATGCGCATCCTCAAGGAGACGGAGCTGAAAAAAGTGAAGGTTTTGGGCTCCGGTGCTTTTGGCACTGTCTATAAG GGCATCTGGATCCCCGACGGGGAGAGCGTGAAGATCCCGGTGGCCATCAAAGTGTTGCGGGAGAACACATCGCCCAAAGCCAACAAGGAGATCCTGGAC GAAGCCTACGTGATGGCTGGGGTGGGCAGCCCCTACGTGTCACGGCTGCTGGGCATCTGCCTGACCTCCACGGTGCAGCTGGTGACGCAGCTGATGCCCTACGGCTGCCTGCTGGACTACGTGCGGGAGAACAAGGACCGCATCGGCTCCCAGGACCTGCTCAATTGGTGTGTGCAGATCGCCAAG GGGATGAGCTACCTGGAGGAGGTGCGGCTGGTGCACCGCGACCTGGCTGCTCGCAACGTCCTGGTCAAGAGCCCCAACCACGTCAAAATCACCGACTTCGGGCTGGCACGGCTGCTTGATATCGACGAGACCGAGTACCACGCCGATGGGGGCAAG GTCCCCATCAAGTGGATGGCACTGGAGTCCATCCTGCGCCGGCGCTTCACCCACCAGAGCGATGTCTGGAGCTACG gtGTCACCGTGTGGGAGCTGATGACCTTCGGGGCGAAACCGTACGATGGAATCCCGGCGCGAGAGATCCCCGACCTGCTGGAGAAAGGCGAGCGGCTGCCGCAGCCGCCTATCTGCACCATCGACGTCTACATGATCATGGTGAAAT GCTGGATGATCGACTCTGAGTGCCGGCCCAAGTTCCGTGAGCTGGTCACCGAGTTCTCCCGCATGGCCCGCGACCCTCAGCGCTTCGTGGTCATCCAG AACGACATGATCGGGCTGCCCAGCTCCATGGACAGCACCTTCTACCGGgcgctgctggaggaggaggacatGGACGACCTGGTGGACGCCGAGGAGTACCTGGTCCCTCACCAGGGCTTCTTCAGCGCTGAGACCTCCACCGCCTACCGCAGCCGCATCTCCTCCACGCGG AGCACGGCAGAGACCCCAGCTGACATGACAGAGGGCGAGGACTCGGCCGCCTTCCCCTTCTCACCGCAGAGCCTGGTGGAGGGGCCAGAGTGCCCTGTGCCGGAGGCTCTGGAGGTGGATGCTGGGGCCAAGGGAGCCCTGCCAAGCCCCCCAGCCACGCGGTACAGCGAGGACCCCACTGCGCTGCCAGGAGATGAGAGCGAGGGTTTGGACCCTGAGGGCTTCGCTACCCCAGCCCCCCATGCCACTATGCCAG AGTATGTGAATCAGGCTGGGGAGCGGCCAGCACCCCCCCGGCACCCCTGCGCACCGCCATCGCCACCAGACAAACCCAAGGGCCACCAAGGCAAGAACGGGCTCATCAAGGACACCAAGCACCCCTTCCTGGGGCCATTCGGCCACGCCGTGGAGAACCCCGAGTACCTGGCCCCCCCAGGGCTGCCGGTCCCCACCGCCTTCAGCCAGGCCTTCGACAATCCCTACTACTGGAACCAGGAGCCCCCCAAAGCCGGGGGCCCTGAGGGCGGCCCCAGCTCCACGCCGGCAGCTGAGAACCCCGAGTACCTGGGCTTGGCTGAGCCTGAGGACGTGGCTGTGTAG